In Cicer arietinum cultivar CDC Frontier isolate Library 1 chromosome 7, Cicar.CDCFrontier_v2.0, whole genome shotgun sequence, a single window of DNA contains:
- the LOC140918753 gene encoding protein FAR1-RELATED SEQUENCE 8-like, protein MGVEADARSRAAYEYFRDVVTFDTTYLTNEYDMHFAVFVGVNHHGQSTLLGCVLLSGEDTYSFVWLFKSWLRCMLGNVPLGIVTDQCKAMKNAIELVFPTTNHRWCLWHIMKKNLEKISQYSEYKKIKFALKEAVYDTITKEALEEKWCSFIDKFELQQNDWLNGLYNERHRWAPTLLRKYFWAEVEQKKNLKHILIRWKLQFIVGQTRQLISNSKVTTLMPNLRKFKQNLDLK, encoded by the exons atgggagtagag GCTGATGCAAGAAGTAGAGCTGCTTATGAATACTTTAGAGATGTTGTGACTTTTGACACAACATATTTGACTAATGAGTATGACATGCATTTTGCTGTGTTTGTCGGTGTGAATCACCATGGTCAATCAACATTACTTGGATGTGTACTGTTGTCAGGTGAAGATACATATTCATTTGTATGGCTTTTCAAATCATGGCTTCGTTGTATGCTAGGAAATGTCCCTCTGGGTATTGTGACTGACCAATGCAAGGCTATGAAAAATGCCATTGAGTTAGTCTTTCCTACAACTAATCATAGGTGGTGTTTATGgcatataatgaaaaaaaatcttGAAAAGATCAGTCAATATAGTGAATATAAAAAGATTAAGTTTGCATTGAAAGAAGCGGTTTATGACACAATCACAAAAGAGGCACTTGAAGAAAAATGGTGTTCTTTCATCGACAAGTTTGAGCTTCAACAAAATGATTGGTTGAATGGATTGTATAACGAACGTCATAGATGGGCACCAACCTTGCTAAGGAAATATTTTTGGGCAG AAGTCGAgcaaaaaaagaatttgaagcATATTTTAATTCGATGGAAACTACAATTTATTGTGGGTCAAACTCGTCAATTGATAAGCAATTCCAAGGTGACTACACTCATGCCAAATTTAAGGaagtttaaacaaaatttagatCTAAAATGA
- the LOC140918754 gene encoding protein FAR1-RELATED SEQUENCE 6-like translates to MNCDASLYTVEGSFATYHVLEEVSIGDRPKECVLKVVFNRENNDVNCDCPLFEFRGNLCRHVLSVFTQERVKNVLEKYILTRWKRKIKMKHSYIKNSYGVKELKPQMDMFEKLSKHFYEVAEVATESKDATKALHEILHQFNSNVSTMDTTINKVKISYVDASSPNTDNEICSPLPFKRKGRPPSKRIISMVEKIVKRSRNQTNQSDDRETTFVGSNTSFFDLLSQFSTTT, encoded by the exons ATGAATTGTGATGCATCCTTATATACCGTGGAGGGTTCCTTTGCTACATACCATGTGTTGGAGGAGGTGTCAATTGGAGACAGACCAAAAGAATGTGTCTTAAAAGTTGTGTTTAATCGAGAAAATAATGATGTCAACTGTGATTGTCCGTTGTTTGAGTTTAGAGGTAATTTGTGTCGCCATGTGTTATCTGTGTTTACTCAAGAGAGGGTTAAAAATGTGTTAGAGAAGTATATCTTAACAAGGTGgaagagaaaaattaaaatgaaacattCATATATTAAGAATAGTTATGGTGTGAAAGAATTGAAGCCACAAATGGACATGTTTGAAAAATTGTCCAAGCATTTCTATGAAGTTGCTGAAGTAGCTACAGAGTCTAAAGATGCGACTAAGGCACTCCATGAAATATTACATCAATTTAATTCTAATGTATCCACCATGGATACTACAATTAACAAAGTTAAAATAAGTTATGTTGATGCTTCAAGTCCAAACACTGATAATGAAATTTGTAGTCCTTTGCCGTTCAAGCGTAAAGGTCGTCCTCCATCCAAAAGAATAATATCTATGGTTGAAAAAATCGTAAAGAGGTCAAGGAATCAAACCAATCAAAGCGATGACAGAGAGACTACCTTT GTTGGAAGTAATACATCATTCTTTGATCTTTTGTCACAATTCAGCACAACTAcgtga